A region of Argentina anserina chromosome 5, drPotAnse1.1, whole genome shotgun sequence DNA encodes the following proteins:
- the LOC126796133 gene encoding transcription factor bHLH93-like → MELNEHSFLEELLAFRRDSSWETILPEINEFLSSSTSWSSFDYFNNQIPSPFFLNSSSSQEFSPPFEPNLNNYHNSITCFNEGYYPLGIDANHELLSAPQVTTDSSYNTLGDTPPFPVQEDSNPWSMFEQEELSILGDEIHNLETQAAACKVEQTQSSSSPEAAQVFNMGMRVERNSRASKKLQGQPSKNLMAERRRRKRLNDRLSMLRSIVPKISKMDRTSILGDTIDYMKELLDKINNLQHETEEEGSDQLNVMRLFKDKKPNEMLVRNSPKFDVQRRNVDTRIEICCAGKPGLLLSTVTTLEALGLEIQQCVISCFNDFAMQASCSEGLDQGTLVTSEDMKQALFRNAGYGGRCL, encoded by the exons ATGGAGCTCAATGAACATAGTTTCTTAGAGGAGCTATTAGCTTTTAGAAGAGATAGTTCATGGGAGACGATTCTCCCAGAAATAAATGAGTTCTTGTCCAGTAGCACCAGCTGGAGTAGTTTTGATTACTTCAACAATCAAATCCCATCACCATTTTTTCTAAACTCTTCTTCCAGCCAAGAATTCTCACCTCCATTTGAGCCAAACTTGAACAACTATCATAACAGCATTACCTGCTTCAATGAAGGGTACTACCCCTTGGGCATTGATGCTAATCATGAACTGCTGTCAGCTCCACAGGTCACCACGGATTCTTCTTACAACACACTCGGTGATACACCGCCGTTTCCTGTTCAGGAAGACAGCAATCCATGGTCCATGTTCGAACAAGAAGAGCTGAGCATACTTGGAGATGAAATACACAACTTGGAGACTCAAGCTGCTGCTTGTAAAGTAGAGCAAACTCagtcctcctcctcccctGAAGCAGCTCAAGTGTTCAACATGGGTATGCGTGTAGAAAGAAATAGCAGAGCTAGTAAGAAGTTGCAGGGGCAGCCATCAAAGAATCTAATGgctgagagaagaagaagaaagcggTTAAATGACCGCCTTTCGATGCTAAGATCAATTGTTCCTAAGATAAGTAAG ATGGACAGAACATCGATACTTGGAGACACCATTGATTACATGAAAGAACTCCTGGACAAAATCAACAACTTGCAGCATGAAACAGAAGAAGAGGGTTCAGATCAGTTGAATGTGATGAGACTTTTCAAGGATAAGAAACCAAATGAAATGCTAGTGAGGAACTCACCCAAG TTTGATGTTCAAAGGAGGAATGTGGACACAAGGATAGAGATTTGCTGTGCAGGAAAGCCAGGGTTATTGTTATCTACAGTTACTACCTTGGAAGCATTAGGCCTTGAGATTCAACAGTGTGTTATTAGCTGCTTTAATGATTTTGCAATGCAAGCTTCTTGTTCAGAG GGTTTGGATCAGGGAACACTTGTAACTTCTGAGGACATGAAGCAAGCTCTGTTTAGAAATGCAGGGTATGGAGGAAGGTGTTTGTAA